A segment of the Colletotrichum destructivum chromosome 3, complete sequence genome:
ATGGTGattcgacgacggcatcgcaTTTGAAACCCCGACCAGCGCATATAACCGTAACATGACGGCCTGACCCAATTTGCTTCAAGGCGACCAGACATACGTCGCGAAACACACCCGGCCGCGCTACTTACTATTGAGCTCGTCGCTTGTGGAGGGAGTGTGTAGGGAGGTAGTAAAGTAAAGTAAAATAGAGGCGGGGAGATCTCGTGCGCAGACCACTTCCATGCGAAGGCGCGCACCGAAGGTGGCCCGACTGCCACTGGACCAATTCAACAACTGCCCGTCTCAGACTCTAGAGCTGTTGTTTTCCAGAAAGTCGTCTGCTACGGTGGATGGAACCGAGGTTGAACCAGCCAGCCTTATCCCCAGATCCATAGATACatagtaggtaggtatgAGCGGCATGAAACGAGCGGCCTGATGCTGGGTGCCACCAACAGGACTGGAGATCTAACACGGTTTGATATCACAACATGTTGACAAGCCCTCGAGAGCCCTGGCGAGCGGGTTGACCATTGAAACCAGACTCAGGCCGAGcagaccggcgccggcgttcGTCCTTGGTGGCAGCTGCTCAGCCAATATTTCTTCCGCCTTGCCTAGTGCATCGAGCCAGCTGCGCTCCGACCACCATTCGACGGCATCGGTCTCTCCCGCTCCTGTTCCCATGCTCTGTGCGACCTTTGGCTCACTGACGATGTGGCTCAATTGCCTGTCTCCTGCAGATTCCACTGCACATCGAACATTGACAATCTATTTACCGGCGAACAGCAACTCGATACTAGTTTGCGACCGCAAAGAGCACCACCCATTGCAGCCTCTGGCGCAATGGAGGAACAGAAGCCCGTGTTTGTCTCGAACAGCCCCTTCGTGatcagaagaggaagagggcgtaGCCCCGGGGTCCAATGGGCGCAGATCATTTCACCTAATATGACTACATTCTCCGCCTGACAAGCTGCCGCTGGTTGGTCGCGGATATCACTGCACCAGCCCAAAATCGGCTGATGCGCTCATGGCGGCGATTTGGGGACCccgtgcccccccccccccggccggGCTCTTGTCTGGAACTTGAAAGCATTGGGGCGGCTTTTTCTTGGCCAAAATAGGATAGATAAGTAGCCTCAATTCGTTGGTGGGGGGGATGGGTTGGCGTCCAAACGCTAGCATACGCCATACCGGACCTGCAGACCTGGCGCCGTCTTTTCGGATTGTGGGATCGTTGCTGTCGTTGCtgtcggtggtggtggttggccATCCAGGTATATGTCCGCAAGACCAGCCCAGCACGAGTGAGGCAAACGAGAGGCCTGTGCCAGTGGATGATGGGATGTCTGGGTCTGGTGCAACCTGGGGACAGGCGAAGACGAGCTGGATCCCGCGACATTGTGCCATCGCGGTCCTCGATTGGTAAGTCGCGATGACGGGGTTGGCCTGCTACGAGCGAGGTACAGTAAGGAACCGTCGCCGGAGTGTCGAAAGTCACACGGTGAGTACAGGTATCAGGACCATGCGACAAGCGCAGAAGCGACTTCGATGCATGTCGCGAATGTGGTGGAAAGATGATTGATAACCGCTAACAAGTCTCTCTCTACCCATCAAGATCGAGCTTGCGATTCCTAGTCTCTCTTCTCATGCGTAACCCTGTCTGTCGTCTCgccgagggaggggaggggaggggagagaagggaagggaagggaagggatgGGGAGGGTTGCGGTAAGGGTGGGATGGCGCTCTGCGAAGCGCCGAATCGCCATCGAACCGATCTGGAGGAATTGGTCAGGCCACGCGCGGGAGGCGAGTCGTAACCGGGTCCAACGTCGCGGGGCATCTTCTGCGAAGGATCCGGGACCCTTTCGCTGCACAATGGGCGCATCAAGAAGGCGGTCGTCGGGTGCCCATTTCCCCCTCTGCCTGTAAACCAATGTCGAAAGGCACGAGGATCGCATTGGATTTGCGAATTGGCCAAAAAGGTCCGCGCCAACGGGCCAGGATTGATGAGGTTCGACGGGCTCGGACTGGACAGGGATGGCTGGGCGAATGGGAGGAGAAAGTTGGGCGAGGGTAGGAAGTACATGGTTTTTGCTCGCTGCGGGTTGTCTCGCGTGTCTGGTATTTCATACAGATGTGTATGTATATAGTATGTATGCATAGCTAGATATATGTGTGTGCGTGCTCGTGTCTGACGACCCGGACATGGCCCCCATTCGCAATCCCTCATTCAGTCACTTGCTCAGTTGGTCAGGCAAATCGTCTGTCTTCAAGGtgagagacgagacgagacagATATGGGCGCTTCTTCGCCATTCGCATTGGGGGAGGgagtgagtaagtgagtgagtgaatggGAGAGagattgtgtgtgtggtgcTCGTGCGAGATATGTCGTGTATGTATCGATCATCAGGacctctcccctccctcgtcgcACACGGACGCTTGACAATCCTTCATATCTGCGTTTCTTGCACCGCGCTCATTAGGCCTTGCGTCTGGTCACTCGAAATGAAAAAGGCGCACAAAAAGGAAATGGTGCGCGTCAGTCgtctctcccccctttcaTGCAGATTGCGACAGGCCGTGGATACCGCGCCAGAGCTTTGAGACTTCTAGAAGGACTGGCTCCCAGCGAGGGAtggtgggagggaggtgaCGCAGAGGAGGTAATTACAGTCGTGTTGCTAGAGGAGGCCATCATGTCCGTAAATAGGTACTTGACGAGATTTGATGGATCTAGCCAGCCGCCTGGTCGATGACCGCCTTGGTAGCGattctctcactctctttctctccccttttctctttttctccttcttcctaGTTTTTCTCTGCTgattcttcttctcctcgtcatATCCGCTGCGTACGTGGTAGAGCGTTCGCGGATGGCAAATGCCAACTACCCCGGTCTGCCAGTCCCATGTCCGGGCCCGCTTAGGAGAGCAGACGAGCCTGCGGTttgtggtgtgtgtgtgtgtgtgtgtgtgtgtattgGTGTGCTCGTCTTTGGTGTGCTCTGCCGCGGCGGGCAGTATTGGTGAGGCGTCTCGCGCCCACTTCCAAAACTGGAGTTGCGCAAGCATCTGTGACTTGGGTCCCGGACCGTCGCCTTCGTTTGCCATCGCACAACGCAGGCTGGAATCGTAATATGTACCCCGAGAAGGTAGAGGGTCATCTTCTTGGTCATATAGAATCTCGAGAACAAAGGCCCGAAGGTCCCGTCGGGCGACAGAACAAATGCGCCCGCGGTGTCGAGGTCCCCTTTTCACTCTCATGCTCAGACACAacgcacacacactctctctcacacaccCCAGGAGAAAGAGACGGGACGGGCGGGTCCATAGGTGCCACCGACTCTGCGGTGAGAGAGTGACCATCCCAGGGGATTACTGGCCGAGGCCCTGTATTTCTGGGGCGAGCTAGCCACACCTGCTGTACATAGGTAagtcggaaagaaagccAGAGAAGGGACGAAGGAGgcagaggagaagaggagactGGACGCAGAGAACctgggaaagggggaaagaggGTTTGGTGGATGCGTTAGGGTAACTTTGCTCAAGGGCTACAGCGGTTTCAGGCCCTTGAAGAACCATCAACTTTAGGGAAGAAGCTGCTTAACTACAGCGCATGATGCCCTGATAGACACTTCCCTCAGAAGCGTACCGACGACACAGTCCTCGCCGCACTGTCGTCCCCGACTAGGTGGCGGGTGGCCGGTAGTTTTTGGTTGGCTCCTCTCCACAGAGGGCTGCCCCTgcctgcgtctgcgtctTTGGGGGGGCCCATTAGGCTTGGCCGTAGGGGAGTCACTCGTCGAATTGCGCTCCATGTTAGTGAGCACAGCGCAGACTGCCTGCCTGCCGACTGCACGTTTTACTGTTTCCCTATCACCGCACAGAGTGGGCCGCTGTGCTGGACTGGACACACTGACGGGACTTGACTGACGGACCGGGGGGAGGACCAGACCCAGGCCAGAAACTGGACACTACAAGCACTGGGAACGAGCTGGAAACTGGAAACTCgaactgactgactgaccgACCGACCGCAGACAAAATCGTCACCTCGTTCGCCTGGCTCCTCTTTTTCCCTCTCATGCACACAAACCTGCGAATTGCCCAGCAGAAACCATCATTCAACACCGCTGCCCTTCGTTCAAAGGTGAGTCCTACCCATGCCTTTGGTCTTTGCGATCGAGGTTTGCTATTCCGTTGCACCCTCCCGCTgcccatccccatccccgaCTGCGACGTGCTTCCGCTGGCTCTCTGCTCTCTGTTGAGGTTTGATGTCTGCGTCTCGACTGAACTGGGCCGGTTGGCTGTTCGCTACTCTACCATCCGCTCCCCGACGTAGTCCCAGCTCAacctctcctcttcttctacttctttctttctctcctctcctctcatCTCTATCTCTGCCTTCCCACGACCCATCAGCATCGACAGATGGTGCCCGCTTGATCCCCTTTTGGCATCCCATGGCTAATCGTTCTCAGTTCATGCACTAGACCCCAAATATCCTCCTacctttccttctcttccgcctccccctcgtcttctccgaTCGTTCGCTCCGGCAGCGTCCTCGGTCAGATCGCCCCGACTGGCGCTGACTACACGACGACCCAGGGCGCTCAACACAACTTCTCTGGTTGATAAATCCCCTCTCACACTTGCCCTTGGGCAGGTTCATACTTGATTTCCCTGTCAATCCGGCTCGAGTTTCGGGTTGCTGGCAGTTGATTATCTCGTCTGGCCgaccgcccgccgccgccgccgactcaGGCTGGGATTCCAACCTTTCCGTGCCCAAGCTAACGGCCACCGCCCATTGCACACCATCCTCCATCAACCCCCCTCCGTAACCATCCTCCATCCTTCGTCCCATCGATTCAATACTACAATTCAAAATGACGAGCATGTCGCCCATAAGtgccgtcaacggcggctCCGCGGCCACCTCGCACCAGGGCAGCGTCTCGCCCCGGCAGACGGTGTCGCCCAAGAATGTCGCATTTGAACTCCTGTTTACCGAGTCGCCGCAATATCGCGCGCGACTCCCCATGCGAGTCCAGATATACCCCCACGATACGACGGActccatcgtcaccactGTCAAGAATTTCTACGGACTATACTCGGGGCCGACCGGCTCCAAGGGCGTCAGCTTTGAGGACGAGAATGGCATCACCCTCATCGCTCGTTACGAGAACTTTCGCAACAACATGGTTGTCTACGTCAGAGTCATTGAGGAGCCTCCCTCTGCCTCTGGTCCCTTCGTGGCGCCTGCATACCACAACCCTCCTCTGAGCGCTCAGCCATACTACGAGGGTACTGGCTACCCCCTGCAACCTCCGCCGCGCTTCGGCCAGGAAATCTCCAGACCTTCCTCAAGCacatctcggcggcgcagcCCGTCGCCCAACGCTGGGCGCGGCCGGAGAAGCGGATCCGCCACTACGAACCCCAAGAATGGCCGTTCGAGGTCTTCCAAGAACCGGGACACTGCTGCCAACGGACACACCGATATATACAGCGATAGCGTCAATGGCTACagcagcggggacggggCTCCaggctccagctccagcaggATAAAGGAGCAGATTGGCAACACCGAGATTAGCCTCGAAAACATCGTAGAGGGAGGCCGCCGCAAGCGAGCCAAGTTTGAGAGTTCGGTAAGTCGGACCGTCGGCACATACATCTGTCGCGCTCTTCTCTACTCTACTTGCACTGGATGTTTTTCCCGTTTCTTCATGCTCATCCTGTCCAATCCAGGAACTCCCCTTGTTTGCGCCTCCGCAGATGCCGGCTGCTACGTCGAACCCTTCCGTGTctcccgcccgccgcgcgGAGCCCCAGAGGGCCTCGCTGCCGTTTGTGCACCCAGGCCAGAACCCCTTTACGAATCCTCTCCCCCTGCAGTCCCCGCAGAGCCATAGCAATGGCTACGGTCATAGTGGATATTAtgcgacgccgtcgtctgAGCGCCACGGGCGCAACAGCATCGGCTACGCTGCGCAAAGCGGCAACTTCAGCAGCATGAGCGGCATCCTCCCCACGCCGGACCCTACCGTCGGCAGCTGCATGTCAGAAGAGGACAAGGATGTTGCCATCCAGCTTATGCGCCTGGGTGAAATGTCTAACATTTCCCACGGGCGCACTTCAGCTTCTACG
Coding sequences within it:
- a CDS encoding Putative zn(2)Cys(6) fungal-type DNA-binding domain-containing protein, which encodes MTSMSPISAVNGGSAATSHQGSVSPRQTVSPKNVAFELLFTESPQYRARLPMRVQIYPHDTTDSIVTTVKNFYGLYSGPTGSKGVSFEDENGITLIARYENFRNNMVVYVRVIEEPPSASGPFVAPAYHNPPLSAQPYYEGTGYPLQPPPRFGQEISRPSSSTSRRRSPSPNAGRGRRSGSATTNPKNGRSRSSKNRDTAANGHTDIYSDSVNGYSSGDGAPGSSSSRIKEQIGNTEISLENIVEGGRRKRAKFESSELPLFAPPQMPAATSNPSVSPARRAEPQRASLPFVHPGQNPFTNPLPLQSPQSHSNGYGHSGYYATPSSERHGRNSIGYAAQSGNFSSMSGILPTPDPTVGSCMSEEDKDVAIQLMRLGEMSNISHGRTSASTLDDTFSGRADAASSTGATSDGESESDEEESAARRQKLDAAGIMRKIYQTTESHFIPQPSIEASVDDVEVEKCSDHTDHAVYGERKHEVLKNKTNLPDARPKSQLPGSKPKNSKASKVPRPSLPKPKKASAPAPAPAPATTSNGPMSPASLPSSRKPSVSSAAAAPGANGEDDQLDLSAKPRCQRCRKSKKGCDRQRPCGRCRDAGLSADQCISEDEGNGRKGRYGRHMGVPIKKEDIANPTQPILLPAAPIATTAAMADKNKKRKR